The following proteins are encoded in a genomic region of Primulina huaijiensis isolate GDHJ02 chromosome 3, ASM1229523v2, whole genome shotgun sequence:
- the LOC140972613 gene encoding uncharacterized protein: MGVMMHVEEEEAASRLSFSNLPLRDNNSPRSLQHSPRSKDQLFEFFTSQTLPVFSNEGVVFCGKIIHREKEEEELSLNEFQKRDYFANLRSHSFRRSSITDRKENGDDISCRRYSGSSRFSTPPSYRVQSVNISALTSMSAKSRRRMFMFGPVKFKPEMDLSEIKQRLRRERAAPGKEVVSGCGKGGGVGGSGRRLWSVVQSNLRLKWQLTRVFTKSFGCLPVGGRESRIVVGN, encoded by the coding sequence ATGGGAGTCATGATGcatgttgaagaagaagaagcagcTAGTAGGCTCTCCTTCAGCAATCTTCCGCTCCGAGATAACAACTCGCCCCGATCCCTTCAACACAGCCCGAGAAGTAAGGATCAGCTTTTCGAGTTTTTCACATCCCAAACCCTGCCCGTTTTCTCCAACGAAGGGGTCGTTTTCTGCGGAAAAATCATCCACagggaaaaagaagaagaagagctgAGCCTGAACGAGTTTCAGAAGAGAGACTACTTCGCCAACCTGAGATCTCACTCTTTCCGTAGATCATCCATAACTGATCGGAAAGAAAACGGAGATGATATATCATGTCGACGTTACTCGGGCTCGTCCCGGTTCTCTACTCCGCCCAGTTATCGTGTGCAGAGTGTGAACATCTCCGCACTGACTTCCATGTCGGCGAAATCGAGGAGAAGAATGTTCATGTTCGGTCCGGTGAAGTTCAAGCCCGAGATGGATCTCAGCGAGATCAAGCAGAGGTTGAGGAGGGAACGGGCAGCGCCGGGGAAGGAAGTGGTGAGCGGCTGTGGGAAGGGTGGTGGTGTCGGGGGCAGTGGCCGGAGACTGTGGAGCGTGGTACAATCAAATTTAAGGTTGAAATGGCAGCTGACGAGGGTTTTTACAAAGTCATTCGGTTGCCTTCCGGTGGGCGGCCGCGAAAGTCGGATTGTCGTGGGCAATTGA